In one window of Falco cherrug isolate bFalChe1 chromosome 10, bFalChe1.pri, whole genome shotgun sequence DNA:
- the LOC129737012 gene encoding E3 ubiquitin-protein ligase RBBP6-like: MSCVHYKFSSRLNSDVVTFHGPHISLRDLRRQIMGRERLKATHCDLQVTNAQTMEEYTDDNALIPRHSSVTVRRVPVRGVKATGKTDLGNRTGPASRTSKEVCKNTS, translated from the exons ATGTCGTGTGTCCACTACAagttctcctccaggctgaactccGATGTGGTCACCTTTCACGGCCCCCACATCTCCCTGCGCGACCTCAGGCGCCAGATCATGGGCCGCGAGAGGCTGAAGGCGACCCACTGCGACCTGCAGGTCACCAACGCCCAGACCATGGAAG aatacaCAGATGACAATGCCCTGATTCCAAGGCACTCATCGGTAACTGTTAGGAGAGTCCCTGTTAGAGGAGTTAAAGCTACCGGCAAGACAGACCTTGG aaATCGAACTGGGCCAGCGAGTAGAACATCAAAAGAGGtatgtaaaaacacaagctga